The Acidobacteriota bacterium genome contains the following window.
CTGCGGATGGCTTCTCTGCGGATGGCTTCTCTGCGGATGGCTTCTCCGTGGGCTGCTGCTCCGGAGGTTCCTGTGCGGCCGCACCGGCGGCAGCCAGCAGAAAGGCGGCGGCGAATGCCAGCGCCACAGGTCTGGTGCGTGTCCGTTGAGCGGGCATGGGCGCGCGGATCGTAGCGCCGCCGGTCGTGCCGTGGCAATCGGGCGAACGCGCGTGCACGCGGCCCGTCGCCAGGGTCGGCGTTTTGTGGCTACCCGACCACCCGCTCCACCGTCCAGAACAGCCCCACGCCGGCGATCGCCAGGGAGAGCGGGACCACGACGCGCGGCCGGTACCACGGGCGATCGCGGACGCCCAGCACCACGGCGCTGGCGGCCGCGATAACCGCAAGCTGGCCCGCCTCGACGCCGACGTTGAAGGTCAGCAACGCCGTGACGAATTCCGATCGGGGCAGTCCGAGATCGGCCAGCACGCCGGCGAAGCCCATGCCGTGGAGAAGGCCGAATGCGAAGACCAGCACGACGCGCGACGGCTGCAGCTCGCTCGTGAGGAGGTTCTCCACGGCGACGTAGGCGATGGACAGGGCGATGAGCGGTTCGACCATCGACGGCGGGAGCGAGAAGACGCCGTAGATCGTCAGGGCGAGGGTCAGCGTATGGGCGGCCGTGAACGCGGTCACCTGCAGCAGTAGCGGCTTCAGGCGCGTGCTGAGGAGAAAGAGGCCGAGGACGAACAGAATGTGGTCGAGCCCCTTCGGCAGAATATGCGTGAAGCCCAGGCCGAGGTACTGGGTCGCGACC
Protein-coding sequences here:
- a CDS encoding HupE/UreJ family protein, whose protein sequence is MASWLLAAIFLVRPAAAHEIENTHVLISFLAGDEYRIDVLNDPDWLWLQFHPGAAELPPVDARDARLTELASQFAAGITLLFDDNPATPPEVTYLPPLERDRSGPMGLAEPGLMRLSGAVPPGASTFRFGYGLVVDEYPLTVAPAVGSPVTRWLLAAQISEAFDIDALLPLTRWQVATQYLGLGFTHILPKGLDHILFVLGLFLLSTRLKPLLLQVTAFTAAHTLTLALTIYGVFSLPPSMVEPLIALSIAYVAVENLLTSELQPSRVVLVFAFGLLHGMGFAGVLADLGLPRSEFVTALLTFNVGVEAGQLAVIAAASAVVLGVRDRPWYRPRVVVPLSLAIAGVGLFWTVERVVG